A region of the Betaproteobacteria bacterium genome:
TTCCTGCTGAGGCCGCCGCGTCCACCCCACTGGGGCGGCTACCGGCTGTTGCCGGATCGATTCGAGTTTTGGCAGGGCCGCCCGAGCCGCCTGCACGATCGAATCGTCTACCGGCTGGATAACGGCGCGTGGCACACGGGACGCCTGGCGCCATGAATCGGGTTGGCGCATACCTGCGCCGGGATTGCCGATGTTCCTTCTTCACGCCCGCGTCGACGGCTGTAAGGAATGCGTGTGGTCGGCAAGAGATGATCGTCAGCGACGGATTGCGAATGCAGCCTTCCACGGGCTATTCAAGCCTTGCTGATTCACGTCCAAACCGCCGCGCCGGCGCGCGTATCTGCACGTTGAGCTTTACAACGAAAAACCGGGAAGCGATACTTGAACGTATTCAACAATAGGGAGAGTCGGCATGCAAGCAAAACAACTGTTACTTGCCATCGCATGTATTTGCGCGAGTGCGTCAGCGTTGGCGCAAAGCGCCAATCCGGTCACGCTGTACGGTCGGATTTATGCCGTGGCGGAGTCGGTTAGCGCGAATGGCGGCGCGGCGCCGGTGAGCTCACGAAGTCGGGTGACGGACCGAGTCTCGCTGGTCGGATTTCGCGGCACCGAAGACTTGGGTGGCGGCCTGAAAGCATTTTTCCAGATTGAATCCGCGACGGCTCCCGACGCTGGCGGCGGCACGTTTGCGTCACGCAACAGCGGCGTTGGGCTGACTGGTGCCTGGGGCAGCGTTTTGCTCGGACGCTGGGATACGCCTTTCAAAGTGGTACACGCGGCCGTGATTGATCCCTTCGGCGATACCGCCGCGTCGGACATAACCGCGGCCGCTCTCAACCAGGGCAACTTTTCGCGTCGAGAAAACAATGTCGTTCAATACTGGTCGCCTAATCTTGGCGGGCTATCGTTCCGGGCGCATTACTCTGCCAATGAAGGAAAGACGGCGACGGTCAATCCATCGCTGACTGGCGCCTCGCTGACCTACGCCGCCGGTGCGCTCTACGTGGCCTACGCGTGGGAAAAACACAAGGACCAGAACGGTGCCACAACTGTCGCCGGCGTCAATGAGACGGGCAATGCGATATCCGCGTACTACAAATTTGGCGGCCTGAAATTGTCGGGACAAACCGGGCGTTACAAGCGAACCGGGACCGAGACGCAAAGGAGCTATATGGTCGGCCTGGATTGGGCGTTCGGGAAGCACGTGTTATTGGCGTCGGTGCAAAATTCCCGGAATGGCGGCGTCATGACCGCAGTGCAACCAAAATGCGATTTGGTGGGAATTGGCTATCGTTACGACTTCTCCAAGCGAACCGCTTTTGTCTCTGACTACACAAAGATTGACAACGACGTCGGCAACTTGTGCAACTTCGGCACAAGCCCGCTTACGATTGGCGCCGGCCAGGATCCTCGCGGGTTTGCCGTTGGCTTCCGTCACACGTTCTGATTTCCCACGGCGGTCGCGCAATATCACCATAGCAAAGGGCCCCCTGCGGGCCCTTTTTTTGCTTCCGCACCTTTGAATCAAGCGGCCACCAATTTTCAGCGAGTTTGGCTATAACCCCAGCGTCACCGCGCCATACCAAAGGGAATCGCGGATTGGGTCGAATAGCTGCGCCCGTGGAAAAAAGTGGCGCACGAATTTCGCGGGGCTTGTCTGTCTTCGATATGCCCCCAGTTAATAGAGATTGCGCGCGCTTTGGATTGCGATTGTGTGCCGTTCTGCCTGCCTTCCCATCGTTGGTACCATGTACATAGCCTCGGCAAGAAACTGCGCT
Encoded here:
- a CDS encoding porin, with the translated sequence MQAKQLLLAIACICASASALAQSANPVTLYGRIYAVAESVSANGGAAPVSSRSRVTDRVSLVGFRGTEDLGGGLKAFFQIESATAPDAGGGTFASRNSGVGLTGAWGSVLLGRWDTPFKVVHAAVIDPFGDTAASDITAAALNQGNFSRRENNVVQYWSPNLGGLSFRAHYSANEGKTATVNPSLTGASLTYAAGALYVAYAWEKHKDQNGATTVAGVNETGNAISAYYKFGGLKLSGQTGRYKRTGTETQRSYMVGLDWAFGKHVLLASVQNSRNGGVMTAVQPKCDLVGIGYRYDFSKRTAFVSDYTKIDNDVGNLCNFGTSPLTIGAGQDPRGFAVGFRHTF